One window of Xanthomonas sp. 10-10 genomic DNA carries:
- the flhF gene encoding flagellar biosynthesis protein FlhF, with translation MKIKRFVAPDMRTAFRMVREEHGPDAVILSNRRTAEGIEIVAASNYDEELVQRALETARETPAPGTAPVQQAPVQQAPAQPAQVAARPAAPVHAPLKPAAETMSHRQRVASAAEDMIAAMALRQPASVPRQAPVATPIRSAAPMPAAQELAAPVVQRQEHALSAVPEQLFADFLTTAPVQRPAVQAAPLQAPTPVVAAAVAAPAYAAHGQDDDGFDDEADFDLDDALPQILPPAALPPIVVAPPAPAALAAVPVAAAPAPQNDEELKQLRGELALMRQMIEREMNRLTDERLRGSPVRAQALELMDDYGFDAGLIRDVALQIPADTELHRGRGLMLGLLSKRLPVAPVDPLERGGVIALVGPTGAGKTTTIAKLAQRFAAQHAPRDVALVTTDTLRVGGREQLHSYGRQLGIAVHEADSAESLLELLDRLRDYKLVLIDTAGMGQRDRALAAQLNWLRAAQQVTSLMVLPANSHFADLDEVVRRFAHAKPQGVVLTKLDETGRFGSALSVVVDHQMPITWVTDGQRVPDDLHRANAASLVLRLEDLRRAADKPCTPEHNHAVA, from the coding sequence ATGAAGATCAAACGCTTTGTCGCCCCGGACATGCGCACTGCATTCCGAATGGTGCGTGAGGAACACGGCCCGGATGCCGTGATCCTGTCCAACCGCCGTACCGCCGAAGGCATCGAGATCGTCGCCGCCAGCAACTACGACGAAGAGCTGGTGCAGCGCGCCCTGGAAACCGCCCGCGAAACGCCGGCCCCCGGCACCGCGCCGGTCCAGCAGGCTCCCGTGCAGCAGGCTCCGGCTCAGCCGGCGCAGGTGGCCGCCCGCCCGGCCGCGCCGGTCCACGCTCCACTGAAGCCCGCTGCCGAGACCATGAGCCACCGCCAGCGCGTGGCCAGCGCCGCCGAAGACATGATTGCTGCCATGGCCCTGCGCCAGCCGGCCAGCGTGCCGCGCCAGGCGCCGGTCGCCACCCCGATCCGCAGCGCCGCGCCGATGCCGGCCGCGCAGGAACTGGCCGCGCCGGTCGTGCAGCGTCAGGAACACGCGCTGTCGGCGGTGCCGGAACAGCTGTTCGCCGACTTTCTGACCACCGCCCCGGTGCAGCGCCCCGCCGTGCAGGCCGCTCCGCTGCAGGCGCCGACCCCGGTCGTTGCCGCAGCAGTCGCCGCCCCGGCCTACGCCGCGCACGGGCAGGACGACGATGGATTCGACGACGAAGCCGACTTCGACCTGGACGACGCGCTGCCGCAGATCCTGCCGCCGGCAGCACTGCCGCCGATCGTGGTCGCCCCGCCCGCCCCCGCCGCACTGGCCGCAGTGCCGGTGGCCGCCGCGCCGGCCCCGCAGAACGATGAAGAACTCAAGCAGCTGCGCGGCGAACTGGCGCTGATGCGGCAGATGATCGAGCGCGAAATGAACCGCCTGACCGACGAGCGCCTGCGTGGCTCGCCGGTGCGCGCGCAGGCCCTGGAGCTGATGGACGACTACGGCTTCGACGCCGGCCTGATACGCGACGTGGCACTGCAGATTCCGGCCGATACCGAATTGCACCGCGGCCGCGGGCTGATGCTGGGGCTGCTGTCCAAGCGCCTGCCGGTGGCCCCGGTCGACCCGCTGGAACGCGGCGGCGTGATCGCCCTGGTCGGCCCGACCGGCGCCGGCAAGACCACCACCATCGCCAAGCTGGCGCAGCGCTTCGCCGCCCAGCACGCCCCGCGCGACGTCGCCCTGGTCACCACCGACACCTTGCGCGTCGGTGGCCGCGAGCAGCTGCACAGCTACGGCCGCCAGCTCGGTATCGCCGTGCACGAGGCCGACAGCGCCGAAAGCCTGCTCGAGCTGCTGGACCGCCTGCGCGACTACAAGCTGGTGCTGATCGATACCGCCGGCATGGGCCAGCGCGACCGCGCCCTGGCCGCCCAGCTGAACTGGCTGCGCGCCGCCCAGCAGGTGACTTCGCTGATGGTGCTGCCCGCCAACTCCCATTTCGCCGACCTCGACGAGGTCGTGCGCCGCTTCGCCCACGCCAAGCCCCAAGGCGTGGTGCTGACCAAACTCGACGAGACCGGCCGCTTCGGCAGCGCCTTGTCGGTGGTGGTCGACCACCAAATGCCCATCACCTGGGTGACTGACGGACAGCGGGTCCCCGACGACCTGCACCGCGCCAATGCCGCCAGTCTCGTTCTTCGCCTTGAAGATTTGCGGCGCGCTGCCGATAAGCCCTGTACTCCGGAGCACAACCATGCAGTCGCGTGA
- the flhA gene encoding flagellar biosynthesis protein FlhA has protein sequence MNARRIMELLRNGLGAPLALMAMLAMLMVPLAAPVLDALFTFNIAISLMVLLAVVYVQRPLEFTIFPIVLLMTTMLRLALNVASSRVILINGQDGHAAAGKVIEAFGQFVIGGNYAVGIVVFAILTIINFVVITKGAGRVSEVTARFILDAMPGKQMAIDADLNAGLLTREEAKARREEVREEADFYGAMDGANKFIRGDAIAAILILFINLIGGMAVGMFQHGMSFVDAASTYTLLSIGDGLVAQLPALLVSSSVALLVTRASRAQDMRGAMISQVFGQHRALAVAAAILGLVGLVPGMPNVAFLTLGLILGVIAWKMYKRSLVVAPTGDPASDPKAAAAATAAQASAELSWDELRPIDPLGLEVGYRLIPLVDKHQGGELMARIKGVRRKLTQDIGFLVPPVHIRDNLELSANAYRLLVHGVPVATAEIYPDRELALDPGGALGQLDGIPGKDPAFGLDATWIQPHQRSYAESMGYTVVDPATVVATHLSHLIREHAPELLGHEEVQQLLATLAKTAPKMVEDLTPKALPLSVVVRVLQNLLIERIPVRQLRKIVEALVEHAPHSQDPATLTAAVRTSLGRFIVQEIAGMSAELPVYTLAPQLERVLQESTHGNGVALEPGLAERLHQSLADCVGKQEARNEPAVVLVPGQVRAALARLVRHSVPSLSVLAYSEVPEDKRLKLVGTIS, from the coding sequence ATGAACGCCCGGCGCATCATGGAGTTGCTGCGCAACGGCCTGGGCGCCCCGCTGGCGCTGATGGCCATGCTGGCCATGCTGATGGTGCCGCTGGCCGCGCCGGTGCTGGATGCGCTGTTCACCTTCAACATCGCCATCTCGCTGATGGTGCTGCTGGCGGTGGTGTACGTGCAGCGCCCGCTGGAATTCACCATTTTCCCGATCGTGCTGCTGATGACCACGATGCTGCGGCTGGCGCTGAACGTCGCCTCCAGCCGCGTGATCCTGATCAACGGCCAGGACGGCCATGCCGCGGCCGGCAAGGTGATCGAGGCGTTCGGCCAGTTCGTGATCGGCGGCAACTACGCCGTGGGTATCGTGGTATTTGCGATCCTGACTATCATCAACTTCGTGGTCATCACCAAGGGTGCCGGGCGCGTGTCGGAAGTGACCGCGCGCTTCATCCTGGACGCCATGCCCGGCAAGCAGATGGCCATCGACGCCGACCTCAACGCCGGTTTGCTGACGCGCGAGGAAGCCAAGGCCCGCCGCGAGGAAGTCCGCGAGGAAGCCGACTTCTACGGCGCGATGGACGGTGCCAACAAGTTCATCCGCGGCGACGCCATCGCCGCCATCCTGATCCTGTTCATCAACCTCATCGGCGGCATGGCGGTGGGCATGTTCCAGCACGGCATGAGCTTTGTGGATGCCGCCTCCACCTACACCCTGCTGTCGATCGGCGACGGCCTGGTGGCGCAGCTGCCGGCCCTGCTGGTGTCGTCCTCGGTCGCCTTGCTGGTGACCCGCGCCTCGCGTGCGCAGGACATGCGCGGGGCCATGATCAGCCAGGTGTTCGGCCAGCACCGCGCGTTGGCGGTGGCCGCAGCCATCCTGGGCCTGGTCGGCCTGGTGCCGGGCATGCCCAACGTCGCGTTTTTGACGCTGGGCCTGATCCTGGGCGTGATCGCCTGGAAAATGTACAAGCGCAGCCTGGTCGTCGCCCCGACCGGCGACCCCGCCAGCGACCCCAAGGCGGCCGCCGCGGCCACCGCCGCACAGGCCAGCGCGGAACTGAGCTGGGACGAACTGCGCCCGATCGACCCGCTGGGCCTGGAAGTGGGCTACCGCCTGATCCCGCTGGTGGACAAGCACCAGGGCGGCGAACTGATGGCGCGCATCAAGGGCGTGCGTCGCAAACTCACCCAGGACATCGGTTTCCTGGTGCCGCCGGTGCATATCCGCGACAACCTGGAGCTGTCGGCCAACGCCTATCGCCTGCTGGTGCATGGCGTGCCGGTGGCCACGGCCGAGATCTACCCCGACCGCGAGCTGGCGCTGGACCCGGGCGGTGCGCTCGGCCAGCTGGACGGCATTCCCGGCAAGGACCCGGCGTTCGGCCTGGATGCCACCTGGATCCAGCCGCATCAGCGCTCCTACGCCGAATCGATGGGCTATACGGTGGTCGACCCGGCCACCGTGGTGGCCACCCATCTGTCGCACCTGATCCGCGAACACGCCCCGGAACTGCTCGGTCACGAGGAAGTGCAGCAATTGCTGGCGACCCTGGCCAAGACCGCGCCGAAGATGGTGGAAGACCTCACCCCCAAGGCGCTGCCGCTGTCGGTGGTGGTGCGCGTGCTGCAGAACCTGCTGATCGAGCGCATTCCGGTGCGCCAGCTGCGCAAGATCGTCGAAGCCCTGGTCGAGCACGCCCCGCACAGCCAGGACCCGGCCACCCTCACCGCCGCGGTACGGACCTCGCTGGGCCGCTTCATCGTGCAGGAGATCGCCGGCATGTCCGCCGAACTGCCGGTCTACACGCTGGCCCCGCAACTGGAGCGCGTGCTGCAGGAATCCACCCACGGCAACGGCGTGGCGCTGGAGCCCGGCCTGGCCGAGCGTCTGCACCAGAGCCTGGCCGATTGCGTCGGCAAGCAGGAAGCCCGCAACGAACCGGCCGTGGTCCTGGTGCCCGGCCAGGTCCGCGCCGCGCTGGCCCGCCTGGTCCGCCACAGCGTGCCGAGCCTGTCGGTGCTGGCCTACAGCGAAGTGCCGGAAGACAAGCGTCTGAAGCTGGTCGGCACGATCAGCTGA
- the flhB gene encoding flagellar biosynthesis protein FlhB, protein MSESEDGGERTELPTEKRLREAREQGNIPQSRELSTAAVFGAGVFGLMALAGGIGDGAAVWMKTALSPDPRMRENPMALFGHFGDLLMQLLWVMLPLIGVCLLAGLAGPLLMSGLHFSSKAIMPDLTKLNPMNGIKRMWGSNSLAELVKSILRLLFVGLAAWLCISKNLHGLRSLVNQPLEQAVGNGLHFTKSLLFYTAGALVLLAAIDAPYQKWNWMRKLKMTREEIKREMKESEGSPEVKGRIRQMQMQMSQRQMMEAVPKADVVLMNPTHYAVALKYEGGKMRAPIVVAKGVDEMAFRIREACEQHRVAIVTAPPLARALYREAQIGKEIPVRLYSVVAQVLSYVYQLRGWNGGPMPELPSLDVDEFGKGASA, encoded by the coding sequence ATGTCCGAGTCCGAAGACGGCGGCGAACGCACAGAGCTTCCCACCGAAAAACGCCTGCGCGAGGCACGTGAGCAGGGCAACATCCCGCAATCGCGGGAGTTGTCCACCGCGGCGGTGTTCGGCGCCGGCGTGTTCGGGCTGATGGCCCTGGCCGGCGGCATCGGCGATGGCGCGGCGGTGTGGATGAAGACCGCGCTCAGCCCCGACCCCAGGATGCGCGAGAACCCGATGGCGCTGTTCGGCCACTTCGGCGACCTGCTGATGCAGCTGCTGTGGGTGATGCTGCCGTTGATCGGCGTCTGCCTGCTGGCCGGACTGGCCGGCCCGCTGCTGATGAGCGGCCTGCATTTTTCCAGCAAGGCCATCATGCCCGACCTCACCAAGCTCAACCCGATGAACGGGATCAAGCGCATGTGGGGCAGCAACAGCCTGGCCGAGCTGGTCAAGTCGATCCTGCGCCTGCTGTTCGTCGGCCTGGCGGCCTGGCTGTGCATCTCCAAGAACCTGCACGGCCTGCGCTCGCTGGTGAACCAGCCGCTGGAACAGGCGGTCGGCAACGGCCTGCATTTCACCAAGAGCCTGCTGTTCTACACCGCAGGCGCCTTGGTGCTGCTGGCCGCCATCGACGCGCCGTACCAGAAGTGGAACTGGATGCGGAAGCTCAAGATGACGCGCGAAGAGATCAAGCGCGAAATGAAGGAGAGCGAGGGCAGCCCGGAGGTGAAGGGCCGTATCCGCCAGATGCAGATGCAGATGTCGCAGCGCCAGATGATGGAGGCGGTGCCCAAGGCCGACGTGGTGCTGATGAATCCGACCCACTACGCGGTGGCGCTCAAGTACGAAGGCGGCAAGATGCGCGCCCCGATCGTGGTGGCCAAGGGCGTGGACGAAATGGCCTTCCGCATCCGCGAAGCCTGCGAACAACACCGGGTGGCGATCGTCACCGCACCGCCTTTGGCACGCGCCTTGTATAGGGAAGCGCAAATCGGCAAGGAAATTCCCGTGAGACTCTATTCGGTCGTGGCCCAGGTGCTCTCCTACGTCTACCAGTTGCGTGGCTGGAACGGCGGCCCGATGCCGGAATTGCCGTCGCTGGACGTGGATGAGTTCGGCAAGGGAGCCAGCGCATGA
- a CDS encoding EAL domain-containing protein, protein MVATYNLGMVLLSLVVAVLASYTALHLAARMTVSRGGIAAAWLVGGAIAMGIGIWSMHFVGMLAFQLPIPLGYDVALTAYSMLAAILASALALWLTSQPRLPWPRLGLGAVLMGLGIALMHYIGMGALRMSPAITYDPMLFVLSVAIAIGASAAALWIAFRLRHDGRRYSLRLIAALIMGVAIVGMHYTGMAAAQFAAGSICGAAAGAHLPLSWLAAVVVAVTLGLLILALVISVLSRRYQQRTDVLAQSLAQANADLALAALHDPLTRLPNRVLLHEHVLQNIERAQRDGQRFAVMLIDLDGFKVINDGYGHRVGDQLLVVVAERLSAHRRAHGSLARLGADEFVLVADIADPEDAAAIAGHLLQALAVPFLVGDQELRLSSSIGIALYPEDAGSEHQLMTHADAAMGHAKQAGRNRYRFFERAMTDTTRERLQLLQDIPRALESGQFVLHYQPKYCADDGRPIGAEALIRWQHPQRGLVPPDSFIPLAERSGMIGPLGSWVLQQACRQMRAWRDAGHGDWRVAVNLSATQLASPSLLDEVATTLSHYAIAPGQLTLEITETMAMRDADACLRTLGQLNALGVRIAIDDFGTGYSNLLYLRKLPAHELKIDRSFVQAMDSGAEDIAIVAAVVALAHTMRLQVVAEGVETAAQRNTLERLGCDQLQGYLLGRPMEADRFIAVVVAQRDGLRRQAS, encoded by the coding sequence GTGGTCGCAACCTATAACCTTGGCATGGTGCTGTTGTCGCTGGTGGTGGCCGTGCTGGCCTCCTACACCGCGCTGCATCTGGCCGCCCGCATGACCGTCAGCCGTGGCGGCATCGCCGCCGCATGGCTGGTGGGCGGCGCCATCGCGATGGGGATCGGCATCTGGTCGATGCACTTTGTCGGCATGCTGGCGTTCCAGCTCCCCATTCCGCTGGGCTACGACGTGGCGCTGACCGCCTACTCGATGCTGGCGGCCATCCTGGCCTCGGCGCTGGCGCTGTGGCTGACCTCGCAACCGCGACTGCCCTGGCCGCGGCTGGGCCTGGGCGCGGTGCTGATGGGGCTGGGCATCGCGCTGATGCACTACATCGGCATGGGCGCGCTGCGCATGTCGCCTGCCATCACCTATGACCCGATGCTGTTCGTCCTGTCGGTGGCGATCGCCATCGGTGCGTCCGCCGCCGCGCTGTGGATCGCATTCCGGCTGCGTCACGATGGCCGCCGCTACAGCCTGCGCCTGATCGCCGCCTTGATCATGGGCGTAGCGATCGTCGGCATGCATTACACCGGCATGGCCGCCGCGCAATTCGCAGCGGGCAGCATCTGCGGCGCGGCCGCCGGGGCGCACCTGCCGTTGTCGTGGCTGGCCGCGGTGGTGGTGGCGGTCACGCTGGGCCTGCTGATCCTGGCGCTGGTGATCTCGGTGCTGTCGCGCCGCTATCAGCAGCGCACCGACGTGCTGGCGCAATCGCTGGCGCAAGCCAATGCCGATCTGGCGCTGGCCGCCCTGCACGACCCGCTCACCCGCCTGCCCAACCGGGTGCTGCTGCACGAGCACGTCTTGCAGAACATCGAGCGCGCGCAACGCGATGGGCAACGTTTTGCGGTGATGCTGATCGACCTGGACGGCTTCAAGGTGATCAACGACGGCTATGGCCACCGGGTCGGCGATCAATTGCTGGTGGTGGTGGCCGAGCGCCTGAGCGCGCACCGGCGCGCGCATGGCAGCCTGGCGCGGCTGGGCGCGGACGAATTCGTGCTGGTGGCCGATATCGCCGACCCGGAAGACGCCGCGGCCATTGCCGGGCATCTGCTGCAGGCGCTGGCGGTGCCGTTTCTGGTCGGCGACCAGGAGCTGCGCCTGAGCAGCAGCATCGGCATTGCGCTGTATCCCGAAGACGCCGGCAGCGAGCACCAGCTGATGACCCACGCCGACGCGGCGATGGGCCACGCCAAGCAGGCCGGGCGCAACCGCTACCGCTTCTTCGAGCGCGCCATGACTGACACCACCCGCGAGCGCCTGCAGCTGCTGCAAGACATACCGCGCGCGCTGGAATCGGGCCAGTTCGTGCTGCACTACCAGCCCAAGTACTGCGCCGACGACGGCCGCCCGATCGGCGCCGAGGCGCTGATCCGCTGGCAGCATCCGCAGCGCGGCCTGGTGCCGCCGGACAGCTTCATTCCGCTGGCCGAACGCAGCGGCATGATCGGCCCGCTCGGCAGCTGGGTGCTGCAGCAGGCGTGCCGGCAGATGCGCGCGTGGCGCGATGCCGGCCACGGCGACTGGCGGGTGGCGGTGAACCTGTCGGCCACCCAGCTGGCCTCGCCCAGCCTGCTCGACGAAGTGGCCACCACGCTGAGCCACTACGCCATCGCGCCCGGCCAGCTCACGCTGGAAATCACCGAAACCATGGCCATGCGCGATGCCGACGCCTGCCTGCGCACGCTCGGCCAGCTCAATGCGCTGGGTGTGCGCATCGCCATCGACGATTTCGGCACCGGTTATTCCAACCTGCTCTATCTGCGCAAACTGCCCGCGCACGAGCTCAAGATCGATCGCAGCTTCGTGCAGGCCATGGACAGCGGCGCCGAAGATATCGCCATCGTCGCGGCGGTCGTGGCGCTGGCCCACACCATGCGCCTGCAGGTGGTGGCCGAGGGCGTGGAGACCGCTGCCCAGCGCAACACCCTGGAACGGCTGGGCTGCGACCAGTTGCAGGGCTACCTGCTGGGGCGGCCGATGGAGGCCGACCGGTTCATCGCCGTGGTCGTCGCCCAGCGCGACGGCCTGCGTCGCCAGGCCAGCTGA
- a CDS encoding diguanylate cyclase, whose protein sequence is MGFLHRQWRSPGRAASLAAMLLLALLSFAGLASAQSASIRRYAHDQGLLGLAGTCLLQTRSTLMWVCTESGLYRYNGRIFQQVMLDGLRNEPITAISEQPDGRLWVAGFQALFIGDEHGFRKLARYEAQHLQEGLLLASLSWGTVIANGGELEILRARSNGRWHSESLLDTATRVRVPELSKVLSLSVEGDTLWVGCGRKLCAIDAQRKVTVYGPDEGVPVDRWYSVLRDNDGGLWVRGAGTLLYRAPHAGTFGVRTLPLLDSSTVGQPAPLVMDREGRVLVRRNDGLARWENGAWRSFGTDNGLPPGSSDAIVVDRDGDVWMTVDGEGLVRWAGYEWIENWDASQGMPAAPTWSIARDAQNALLVGNEHGVGRQAQAGGRFVPALPQSGIQIVGMARSTDGSLWTLNSAGLLRRNWPDGRSAEIAKLPRTGRRLHIDRQGRLWILTVGGLFVIERPLDGGSLQPAAGMPTIAYTDVQQTADGTLWVSSANGLFRLQDSHWSKVQVKVNGGDADPWISKFHISDSGEVWLAFYRPGLWHGMLLADGLDLQAISDEALRDVGVYLMRGDSLGRVWVGHARGVEVYNGERWAHLSQSQGLLWDDVSEAAFAEDPDGSVWIGTARGVSHLKDPARLFDERQPSVRIDSVSRGGAPIRAGQLLGWSDTPLHIELSTMEVYDDPSRLTVRYRVLGLHNEWIESDDLSIDQPPLPSGHFRLQVQLVDRYRRTTSPVVDLAFAVAPLWWRSPPAIALYILIGGGLLIGLWTWRHRHLVARERMLAELVAERTYQLEHEKRDLESARAALALKASHDALTGLLNRSGILDAMTEELQACAHAEHPLAVVLIDLDHFKQVNDEHGHLVGDAVLAKVGARLTACLRDSDKVGRYGGEELLLLLPGMNRQSQHRLRAIHAAISLPPYEVGAARALQVTCSVGVAWFRIGDTAASLLARADEALYRAKGNGRNRIEPEEPESSVA, encoded by the coding sequence GTGGGGTTTTTGCACCGCCAATGGAGGTCGCCAGGCCGAGCGGCATCGCTTGCTGCGATGCTGCTGTTGGCGTTGCTGTCGTTTGCCGGGCTGGCCAGCGCGCAGAGCGCCAGCATCCGCCGCTATGCCCATGACCAGGGTCTGCTCGGCCTTGCCGGCACCTGCCTGTTGCAGACCCGCAGCACCCTGATGTGGGTCTGCACCGAGAGCGGTCTGTATCGCTACAACGGCCGCATCTTTCAACAGGTGATGCTGGACGGCCTGCGCAACGAACCGATTACGGCAATCAGCGAACAGCCCGATGGGCGCCTGTGGGTTGCCGGCTTCCAGGCGCTGTTCATCGGCGACGAGCATGGCTTTCGTAAGCTCGCGCGCTATGAAGCCCAGCACCTGCAGGAAGGCCTGCTGCTTGCCAGCCTTTCCTGGGGCACGGTGATCGCCAATGGCGGCGAACTGGAAATACTGCGCGCGCGCAGCAATGGCCGTTGGCATAGCGAATCGCTGCTGGACACCGCCACGCGGGTACGGGTGCCCGAGCTGTCGAAGGTGTTGAGCCTGTCGGTGGAAGGCGACACGCTGTGGGTCGGCTGCGGACGCAAGCTGTGCGCCATCGATGCACAGCGCAAGGTAACGGTTTACGGGCCCGACGAGGGCGTGCCGGTCGATCGCTGGTACAGCGTGTTGCGCGACAACGACGGTGGTCTGTGGGTGCGCGGTGCCGGCACCCTGCTCTACCGCGCGCCACATGCGGGCACATTCGGTGTGCGGACGTTGCCGCTGCTGGACAGCAGCACGGTCGGGCAACCGGCGCCACTGGTGATGGACCGCGAAGGACGCGTGCTGGTCCGCCGCAACGACGGCCTGGCACGCTGGGAAAACGGTGCCTGGCGCAGCTTTGGCACCGACAACGGACTGCCGCCCGGCAGCAGCGATGCGATCGTGGTGGACCGCGATGGCGATGTCTGGATGACCGTGGACGGCGAAGGTCTGGTGCGCTGGGCCGGCTACGAATGGATCGAAAACTGGGATGCCTCGCAAGGCATGCCGGCCGCGCCCACCTGGTCCATCGCACGCGATGCACAGAACGCATTGTTGGTCGGCAACGAGCACGGCGTGGGACGACAGGCCCAAGCGGGCGGGCGGTTCGTACCGGCCTTGCCGCAATCGGGCATCCAGATCGTCGGCATGGCGCGCAGCACCGACGGCAGCCTGTGGACGCTGAACTCTGCCGGCCTGCTGCGCCGCAACTGGCCGGACGGCCGCAGCGCCGAGATCGCCAAACTTCCGCGCACCGGTCGGCGCCTGCACATCGACCGTCAGGGCCGCCTGTGGATTCTCACGGTGGGCGGCTTGTTCGTGATCGAGCGCCCGCTGGACGGCGGCAGCCTGCAGCCGGCCGCCGGCATGCCGACGATCGCCTACACCGATGTCCAGCAGACCGCCGACGGCACGCTGTGGGTGTCCAGTGCCAACGGGCTATTCCGGCTGCAGGACTCGCATTGGTCCAAGGTGCAGGTGAAGGTCAACGGCGGCGACGCCGACCCGTGGATCAGCAAGTTCCACATCAGCGACAGCGGCGAAGTGTGGCTGGCGTTCTATCGCCCCGGCCTGTGGCACGGCATGTTGCTCGCCGATGGCCTGGACCTGCAGGCGATCAGCGACGAAGCGCTGCGCGATGTCGGCGTGTACCTGATGCGCGGCGACAGCCTCGGGCGGGTCTGGGTGGGCCACGCACGCGGCGTGGAGGTCTATAACGGCGAGCGCTGGGCGCATCTGTCGCAGTCGCAGGGCCTGCTCTGGGACGACGTGTCCGAGGCCGCATTCGCCGAAGATCCGGACGGCTCGGTGTGGATCGGCACCGCGCGCGGCGTCAGCCACCTGAAGGACCCGGCGCGCCTGTTCGACGAGCGCCAGCCCAGCGTGCGCATCGACAGCGTCAGCCGCGGCGGCGCGCCGATCCGCGCCGGGCAGCTGCTGGGCTGGAGCGACACGCCACTGCATATCGAGCTGTCGACGATGGAGGTCTACGACGACCCGAGCCGGCTGACCGTGCGTTATCGCGTGCTCGGCCTGCACAACGAATGGATCGAGAGCGACGACCTGTCGATCGACCAGCCGCCGTTGCCGTCCGGGCATTTCCGCCTGCAGGTGCAACTGGTGGACCGCTATCGGCGCACCACCTCGCCGGTGGTGGATCTGGCCTTTGCAGTGGCGCCCCTGTGGTGGCGCAGCCCGCCGGCGATCGCGTTGTACATCTTGATCGGCGGCGGCTTGCTGATCGGTCTGTGGACCTGGCGGCACCGCCATCTGGTCGCGCGCGAACGCATGCTGGCCGAGCTGGTGGCCGAACGCACCTATCAGCTGGAACACGAAAAACGCGACCTGGAGAGCGCCCGCGCGGCGCTGGCACTGAAGGCCAGCCACGATGCGCTCACCGGCCTGCTCAACCGCTCCGGCATTCTCGATGCCATGACCGAAGAGCTGCAGGCCTGCGCGCATGCCGAGCACCCGTTGGCGGTGGTGCTGATCGACCTGGATCATTTCAAGCAGGTCAACGACGAGCACGGCCATCTGGTCGGCGACGCGGTACTGGCCAAGGTCGGCGCCCGGCTCACCGCGTGCCTGCGCGATTCGGACAAGGTGGGCCGCTACGGTGGCGAAGAACTGCTGTTGCTCTTGCCTGGCATGAACCGCCAGAGCCAGCACCGCCTGCGCGCCATCCACGCAGCGATCAGCCTGCCGCCCTACGAGGTCGGTGCCGCGCGAGCGCTGCAGGTGACCTGCTCGGTCGGCGTGGCGTGGTTTCGCATCGGCGACACCGCTGCCTCGTTGCTGGCGCGTGCGGACGAGGCCTTGTATCGGGCCAAGGGCAACGGCCGCAACCGCATCGAACCGGAAGAACCCGAAAGTTCGGTGGCCTGA